Proteins encoded within one genomic window of Bradyrhizobium sp. AZCC 1719:
- a CDS encoding FAD-binding oxidoreductase has protein sequence MTGSFQNVLAGLADIVGDNHVIDSAPDQESYVTDWRGRYRGQAVAVVKPGSTAEVAAVVRYCADKQLSIVPQGGNTGMCGAATPDDGAFNVVIRLDRMRRVRDVSPLANTITVEAGCILAEVQAAASAVDRHFPLSLGAEGSCQIGGNISTNAGGTAVLRYGPMRDLVLGLEVVLPDGRIFNGLRALRKDNTGYALKQLFIGAEGTLGIVTAAVLKLFAPPRSSALALLKLQSVDQALQIMQRLRGAVGDRLGSLEIMSRSQIEAIAATVPHVTIPFELTTPWYLIVELTDTLAGIDLNEPLAAVLSDAMDAGLAEDAVLASSLAQAKAIWAVRHSVSEGNKRSGYVVSHDSVVPLERQAAFVAGVEARIMAAVPHARVVMHGHIGDGNIHVIALIDRDRCSDPVATAALVAQINEIVDDETAAQGGAISAEHGIGITNRGRLARVADPLDIELMRGIKQLLDPNGLMNPDKIFASACRATGSAGAA, from the coding sequence ATGACCGGATCTTTCCAAAATGTGCTTGCTGGATTGGCTGATATCGTCGGCGACAATCATGTCATCGATTCCGCACCGGATCAGGAGTCTTATGTGACGGACTGGCGCGGACGCTATCGCGGTCAGGCCGTTGCGGTCGTCAAGCCCGGCTCGACCGCCGAGGTTGCGGCGGTTGTCCGCTATTGCGCCGACAAGCAGCTTTCGATCGTCCCGCAAGGCGGCAACACCGGCATGTGCGGCGCCGCCACACCGGATGATGGCGCATTCAATGTCGTGATCCGGCTCGATCGCATGCGGCGCGTGCGCGACGTCAGCCCGCTCGCCAATACGATTACGGTGGAGGCCGGCTGCATCCTAGCCGAAGTGCAGGCCGCCGCCTCGGCCGTGGACCGTCATTTTCCGTTGAGTCTTGGCGCCGAGGGTTCGTGCCAGATCGGCGGCAATATCTCCACCAACGCCGGCGGAACGGCGGTGCTGCGCTATGGCCCGATGCGCGACCTGGTGCTCGGGCTGGAAGTCGTGCTGCCGGACGGACGCATCTTCAACGGCCTACGTGCGCTGCGCAAAGACAATACGGGCTACGCGCTCAAGCAGCTCTTCATCGGCGCGGAAGGCACGCTCGGCATCGTCACCGCGGCGGTGCTGAAGCTGTTCGCGCCGCCGCGCAGTTCGGCTTTGGCGCTGCTCAAATTGCAGAGCGTCGACCAGGCCCTGCAGATCATGCAGCGGCTGCGCGGCGCCGTCGGCGACCGGCTCGGCAGTCTGGAAATCATGTCGCGCAGTCAGATCGAGGCGATCGCGGCGACCGTGCCGCACGTCACCATTCCTTTCGAACTCACCACGCCGTGGTACCTGATCGTCGAACTGACCGATACGCTGGCCGGCATCGATCTCAACGAGCCATTGGCCGCCGTCCTGTCAGACGCGATGGATGCGGGCCTTGCCGAGGATGCCGTGCTGGCCTCGAGCCTCGCCCAAGCGAAGGCGATCTGGGCAGTGCGGCACAGCGTATCCGAAGGCAACAAGCGCAGCGGCTACGTGGTGTCGCACGACAGCGTGGTTCCGCTGGAGCGGCAGGCCGCGTTCGTCGCCGGTGTCGAAGCCAGGATCATGGCCGCCGTTCCCCATGCGCGCGTGGTGATGCATGGTCATATCGGCGACGGCAATATTCACGTGATCGCCCTGATCGACCGCGATCGCTGCAGCGACCCTGTCGCGACCGCCGCGCTGGTGGCGCAGATCAACGAGATCGTCGACGACGAGACGGCAGCGCAGGGCGGAGCCATCAGCGCCGAGCACGGCATCGGCATCACCAATCGCGGCCGGCTCGCGCGAGTTGCTGATCCGCTCGATATCGAACTGATGCGCGGCATCAAGCAACTGCTCGACCCGAACGGCCTGATGAATCCAGACAAGATTTTCGCGAGCGCCTGTCGCGCGACTGGCAGCGCTGGAGCGGCCTGA
- a CDS encoding four-carbon acid sugar kinase family protein: MTSVRLLADDLTGALDTAAEFVGLCGPFDVTWPEALSTSSSPSLAIDSGTRELAKAESVEIVGQLAPLLCEGTIAYKKVDSLLRGAWAAELGACLRSGHWASCVVAPAFAYQGRRTCDGQQFARTPDGDWYPVGANLLAQLKAENIDARQGRSDTLSHGGVQVFDAESDRDLDRVVEMGRQLAAPVLWCGSGGLAAALARGRRADAPRHLKKPVLGLFGSDQIVTASQLEACGEATIALAEAEAGGAARVHRKLADDGVALVKFSLSEGLSRPEAARRIAREMTALIAALDPPGTLIVAGGETLKALCVALGAQALQVAGRLVPGLPRSTLQGGRWAGVDVISKSGAFGTRELWRDLLHANQLLSTGKLT; encoded by the coding sequence ATGACGAGCGTCCGCCTTCTTGCCGACGATCTTACCGGTGCGCTCGACACCGCGGCTGAGTTCGTCGGGCTGTGCGGACCGTTCGATGTGACCTGGCCAGAAGCGCTCTCAACGAGCAGTTCGCCGAGCCTTGCGATCGACAGCGGCACACGCGAGCTTGCAAAGGCTGAGAGCGTCGAGATCGTCGGGCAGCTGGCGCCACTGCTTTGTGAAGGCACGATCGCCTACAAGAAGGTCGATAGCCTGTTGCGCGGGGCGTGGGCGGCCGAACTTGGCGCCTGCCTGCGCAGCGGCCATTGGGCCTCATGTGTCGTCGCACCGGCCTTCGCCTACCAGGGACGGCGCACGTGTGACGGCCAGCAATTCGCCCGCACGCCGGATGGCGACTGGTATCCGGTTGGCGCCAACCTTCTGGCGCAGCTCAAGGCGGAGAACATCGACGCCCGGCAAGGCCGGTCCGACACGCTGTCGCATGGTGGCGTCCAGGTCTTCGATGCCGAGAGCGACCGCGATCTCGATCGTGTTGTCGAGATGGGCCGTCAGCTTGCTGCGCCCGTCCTGTGGTGCGGGAGCGGCGGATTGGCCGCTGCCTTGGCACGCGGCCGCCGCGCTGATGCGCCGCGCCATCTGAAAAAGCCGGTACTGGGATTGTTCGGCTCCGATCAGATCGTCACCGCGTCCCAGCTTGAGGCGTGCGGAGAGGCCACCATCGCCCTTGCCGAGGCCGAGGCCGGAGGTGCGGCGCGGGTGCACCGCAAACTTGCCGATGACGGTGTGGCGCTGGTGAAGTTTTCGCTTTCCGAGGGCCTTTCGCGCCCCGAGGCGGCCCGGCGCATCGCGCGTGAAATGACCGCGTTGATTGCAGCACTTGATCCTCCCGGTACGCTGATCGTTGCCGGTGGCGAGACCTTGAAGGCGCTCTGCGTCGCGCTCGGTGCGCAGGCGTTGCAGGTCGCAGGCCGCCTCGTGCCGGGCCTGCCGCGCTCGACCCTGCAGGGCGGCCGTTGGGCTGGCGTTGACGTGATCTCCAAATCCGGAGCGTTTGGTACAAGGGAGCTATGGCGCGATCTGCTCCATGCCAATCAATTGCTCAGCACAGGGAAACTGACATGA
- the pdxA gene encoding 4-hydroxythreonine-4-phosphate dehydrogenase PdxA: MTSRHLAITMGDPAGIGPEIIVKACIGLQDRIAKGDLRLLIIGSGAALEGAKAMFGANVAIPQVSAEDRDWPNLCFLQADAEGAPIRPGVLSADGGRFAFKAVEQGVRLTQAGRTAAIVTAPLNKEALNKAGYHYPGHTEMLAHLTGVRGSVMLLAHGNMRVSHVSTHVALEDVPKRLTPERLRQVIDLTNDALHRLGIARPKIAIAALNPHAGEGGLFGRQDIDISAPTIARAVADGLDVVGPVPGDTIFVKLRAGQFDAAVAMYHDQGHIPVKLLGFQVDPATGRWQELSGVNITLGLPIIRTSVDHGTAFDIAGKGIANEHSLIEAIDYAERLAGGMSSPSKQ; encoded by the coding sequence ATGACCTCTCGCCATCTCGCGATCACCATGGGCGATCCGGCCGGGATCGGGCCGGAAATCATCGTCAAGGCCTGCATCGGATTGCAGGACAGGATCGCCAAGGGCGATCTGCGCCTCCTGATCATTGGCAGCGGAGCTGCGTTGGAGGGCGCCAAGGCTATGTTCGGTGCCAACGTCGCGATACCGCAGGTGAGCGCTGAAGACCGCGACTGGCCCAATCTCTGCTTTCTGCAGGCGGACGCCGAGGGCGCGCCGATCCGTCCGGGCGTGCTGAGTGCCGACGGCGGACGCTTTGCGTTCAAGGCGGTCGAGCAGGGTGTGCGGCTGACGCAGGCCGGGCGGACCGCGGCCATCGTTACCGCGCCTTTGAATAAGGAAGCGCTCAACAAGGCGGGCTACCACTATCCCGGACACACGGAGATGCTGGCGCATCTCACCGGCGTACGCGGCTCTGTGATGCTGCTCGCCCATGGCAATATGCGCGTCAGCCATGTCTCGACCCATGTGGCGCTGGAGGACGTGCCGAAACGGTTGACCCCGGAGCGGCTCCGTCAGGTGATCGATCTCACCAACGACGCGCTGCACCGGCTCGGCATCGCGCGCCCGAAGATCGCCATCGCGGCGCTCAATCCGCATGCGGGTGAGGGTGGGTTGTTCGGTCGGCAGGATATCGACATCTCGGCGCCGACCATCGCCAGGGCGGTCGCCGACGGCCTCGATGTCGTCGGCCCGGTGCCCGGCGACACCATCTTCGTCAAGCTGCGTGCTGGCCAGTTCGATGCCGCGGTCGCGATGTATCACGACCAGGGGCACATTCCGGTAAAACTGCTCGGCTTCCAGGTCGATCCCGCGACCGGCCGCTGGCAGGAGCTATCTGGCGTCAACATCACGCTAGGCCTTCCGATCATCCGCACCTCCGTCGATCACGGCACGGCCTTCGACATCGCAGGCAAGGGGATCGCCAACGAGCACAGCCTGATCGAGGCCATCGACTATGCCGAGCGCCTGGCCGGCGGCATGTCGTCACCGTCAAAACAATGA
- a CDS encoding iron-containing alcohol dehydrogenase, translating to MTNSFTAIEILRPNAVEFGCGTVTAAARFAEQIGARRPLVISDPFNARRVDQLALPGAAKVFGAVKPEPDLPNLEKAVAMAREAAPDLIVGFGGGSAMDLAKLVAVLCTGDTAFADIVGAEKVAGRSVALMQIPTTSGTGSEAGTRALVTDPASRNKLAVQSRFMLADIAIVDPDLTMTVPKDVTAATGVDALAHCVEAYTGRKAHPAIDLYAIEGARLVGRYLRRAVADGSDREARAGLALASLYGGYCLGPVNTTAGHAVAYPLGTRHHVAHGLACAVIFPHTLAFNMPATLTKTIAVLHALGLPERNVPAAAFDAAYGFCADLGIEMRLSALGVPKDDLAVMADEAHAIRRLLDNNPRDLSGDEILKMYETAF from the coding sequence ATGACCAATTCCTTCACGGCGATCGAGATCCTTCGTCCTAATGCCGTCGAGTTCGGTTGTGGGACAGTCACGGCCGCGGCTCGCTTCGCCGAGCAGATCGGCGCACGGCGGCCCTTGGTGATTTCGGACCCCTTCAACGCGCGGCGCGTCGATCAGTTGGCATTGCCCGGTGCCGCCAAGGTCTTTGGCGCCGTAAAGCCCGAGCCGGATCTGCCCAACCTCGAAAAGGCAGTAGCGATGGCGCGCGAAGCCGCGCCCGACCTCATCGTCGGTTTCGGCGGCGGTAGCGCGATGGATCTCGCCAAGCTGGTCGCCGTGCTCTGCACCGGCGATACGGCTTTTGCCGACATCGTCGGTGCGGAAAAGGTTGCCGGCCGCAGCGTCGCGCTGATGCAGATTCCGACCACCTCGGGGACCGGCAGCGAAGCCGGCACCCGCGCGCTCGTGACCGATCCGGCGAGCCGAAACAAGCTTGCGGTCCAGAGCCGCTTCATGCTGGCCGATATCGCCATCGTCGATCCTGACCTCACGATGACCGTGCCAAAGGATGTCACCGCGGCGACCGGCGTCGACGCGCTGGCACATTGCGTCGAGGCTTACACCGGCCGCAAGGCGCATCCGGCGATCGATCTCTACGCGATCGAAGGGGCGCGACTGGTCGGACGCTATCTGCGGCGCGCGGTTGCCGACGGCAGCGACCGCGAAGCGCGTGCTGGCCTTGCGCTGGCCTCGCTTTATGGCGGCTATTGCCTCGGCCCAGTGAATACGACGGCCGGTCACGCGGTGGCCTATCCGCTCGGCACGCGGCATCATGTGGCGCATGGCCTCGCCTGCGCGGTGATCTTCCCGCACACGCTGGCGTTCAACATGCCGGCGACTTTGACGAAGACGATCGCCGTGCTGCACGCGCTCGGCCTGCCGGAACGTAACGTTCCCGCAGCTGCGTTCGACGCCGCTTATGGTTTCTGCGCCGATCTCGGCATCGAGATGCGGTTGTCCGCGCTTGGTGTTCCCAAGGACGATCTCGCCGTCATGGCGGACGAGGCGCATGCCATCCGTCGTCTGCTGGACAACAACCCGCGCGATTTGAGCGGTGACGAGATTTTGAAGATGTACGAGACGGCGTTCTAG
- a CDS encoding Bug family tripartite tricarboxylate transporter substrate binding protein, which produces MRLMRLIVTSAMLLAAAPTKAEDAYPSRQVSVIVPFAAGGTADIFARMVANHLQAKLGKPFVVENVGGAGSIVGVTRLARSAPDGLTLGLASTSALAINPSLYGPKLSYQPDKDLQPIVQISVVPNVLVVNPDKIKARTLPDLIAYLKANPDKVSFGSAGVGTSQHLAGELFQQMTGTKMVHVPYKGSSTMLTDLLSGQIDLAFDNVPLLLPQAKTGKLALIAAATPKRASFDPNLPTVAEHLPGFEAVAWHGFFVPAATPKPIVERLSAEIRAFMQQPETVQKMAELGADAVALEAQPFAAYIASETARWKKVIEAANIKLE; this is translated from the coding sequence ATGAGATTGATGAGGCTTATTGTTACGTCGGCGATGCTGCTGGCGGCGGCACCAACGAAGGCAGAGGATGCGTATCCTTCCAGGCAGGTGAGCGTGATCGTTCCCTTCGCCGCCGGCGGCACTGCCGATATCTTCGCCCGCATGGTGGCCAATCATCTTCAGGCGAAACTGGGCAAGCCGTTCGTGGTCGAAAATGTCGGCGGCGCCGGCAGCATTGTCGGCGTGACCCGGCTGGCGCGCTCGGCACCCGACGGGCTGACCCTGGGCTTGGCGAGCACATCCGCGCTTGCGATCAACCCGTCGCTGTACGGTCCGAAGCTCAGCTATCAGCCCGACAAGGATTTGCAGCCGATCGTCCAGATCAGCGTCGTACCCAACGTGCTGGTCGTCAATCCCGACAAGATCAAGGCGCGGACCCTGCCGGACCTGATCGCCTACCTGAAGGCCAATCCGGACAAGGTCTCGTTCGGTTCGGCCGGCGTCGGCACCTCGCAGCACCTGGCTGGCGAGTTGTTCCAGCAGATGACCGGCACCAAGATGGTGCATGTGCCGTACAAGGGCTCGAGCACGATGCTGACCGATCTCCTCAGCGGCCAGATCGACCTTGCTTTCGACAACGTGCCGCTGCTCCTGCCGCAGGCGAAGACCGGCAAGCTCGCGCTGATCGCGGCCGCAACGCCCAAGCGCGCCTCGTTCGATCCGAACCTTCCCACCGTCGCCGAGCATCTGCCCGGTTTCGAGGCTGTCGCCTGGCACGGCTTCTTCGTTCCGGCCGCCACGCCGAAACCGATCGTCGAAAGGCTGTCGGCGGAGATCCGGGCCTTCATGCAGCAGCCGGAGACGGTGCAGAAGATGGCCGAACTGGGCGCCGATGCCGTTGCGCTTGAGGCCCAACCGTTCGCGGCCTACATCGCTTCGGAGACGGCGCGATGGAAGAAGGTGATCGAAGCCGCCAACATCAAGCTGGAGTAG
- a CDS encoding carboxypeptidase regulatory-like domain-containing protein, with translation MNLGRILFSFTLAAAASGLSLGAAPSQAQQPPAVAIDNDDIGGAVRGPNGPEAGVWVIAETTELPTKFAKIVVTDDQGRYVIPDLPPNVNYAIWVRGYGLVDSPKLRAKPGQQVNLTAVPAPNEAAAAHYYSAIYWYTMMKIPPAKDFGGSTEIPKEITQEIWRQRMNNVDCIGCHQLGQESTRTIPAAFGEFKSGEEAWMRRVAAGQTGEWMVNRLAGQMGGVPFKYLGDWTDRVAKGELPKEKPPRPTGIERNVVISSWEWATEKHFVHDLISSDRRYPTVNAYGPLFGANEYSSDDMPILDPKTHKVTFSKMPVADSNAPESFGPPLHGTALLNPVSPSAYWGDEKIWSQRTNNHNSMLDKKGRLWLAAAVRGIENPAYCKKGSDHPSAKAFPLERSGRQVSVFDPKTQKYSFVDTCFGTHHPQFGYDADDTLWLSGTGPVAGWVNTRLWDETGDAVKAQGWSPFVLDTNGNGKVDEYTDPGKPAEAGKDMRIAGSGPYAVMPHPTDGSVWYTVNVFVGPPGFMRFDPKTKLSEFYAIPKEGIGVRGGDIDKNGVLWGSGSNGSLIRFDRSKCKAPLNGPGATGNHCPEGFAYFKYPGPGFEGFESSSAEASYYTWVDHHNTGGLGENIPISTANLNDGFVAFRDGQMVMLRVPYPLGFFAKGLDGRIDDPNAGWKGRGLWSSSGDRTPWLMEGGKGSKPRAVHVQVRPDPLAK, from the coding sequence ATGAATCTCGGTCGGATCCTGTTCTCCTTCACCCTGGCTGCGGCGGCAAGTGGACTGAGCTTGGGGGCGGCGCCATCGCAAGCGCAGCAGCCTCCGGCGGTCGCCATCGATAATGATGATATCGGCGGCGCGGTACGCGGACCGAACGGCCCGGAGGCCGGCGTCTGGGTGATTGCGGAAACCACCGAGTTGCCGACGAAATTCGCCAAGATCGTCGTCACCGACGACCAGGGCCGTTACGTGATCCCGGACCTGCCGCCGAACGTCAACTACGCGATCTGGGTTCGCGGCTATGGCCTTGTGGATTCACCCAAGCTGCGCGCCAAGCCCGGCCAGCAGGTCAATCTCACGGCAGTCCCGGCGCCGAACGAGGCAGCGGCCGCTCATTATTACTCGGCGATCTACTGGTACACGATGATGAAGATCCCGCCGGCAAAAGATTTCGGCGGCTCCACCGAGATCCCGAAGGAGATCACGCAGGAGATCTGGCGCCAGCGGATGAACAATGTCGACTGCATCGGCTGCCATCAGCTCGGCCAGGAATCCACGCGTACGATCCCGGCCGCGTTCGGCGAATTCAAATCGGGCGAGGAAGCCTGGATGCGCCGCGTTGCCGCAGGGCAAACAGGCGAATGGATGGTGAACCGGCTCGCGGGGCAAATGGGCGGCGTACCGTTCAAGTACCTCGGCGACTGGACCGACCGGGTCGCCAAGGGTGAACTGCCGAAAGAAAAGCCACCGCGGCCGACGGGCATCGAGCGCAACGTCGTGATCTCGTCGTGGGAATGGGCGACCGAAAAGCACTTCGTCCACGATCTGATCTCCTCGGACCGGCGTTATCCAACCGTCAACGCCTACGGCCCGCTGTTCGGCGCGAACGAATATTCCTCCGACGACATGCCGATCCTCGATCCCAAAACGCACAAGGTGACGTTCTCAAAGATGCCGGTCGCCGATTCCAATGCGCCGGAATCGTTCGGCCCTCCGCTCCATGGCACGGCCCTGCTCAATCCCGTCAGCCCTTCGGCCTATTGGGGCGACGAGAAGATCTGGAGCCAGCGGACCAACAATCACAACAGCATGTTGGACAAGAAGGGCCGCCTGTGGTTGGCGGCGGCCGTGCGCGGCATCGAAAATCCGGCGTATTGCAAGAAGGGATCTGATCACCCGTCGGCCAAGGCGTTTCCGCTCGAACGCTCGGGCCGGCAAGTGTCGGTATTCGATCCCAAGACTCAGAAGTACAGTTTCGTCGATACCTGCTTCGGTACCCATCATCCGCAATTCGGCTACGACGCCGACGATACGCTGTGGCTCTCGGGGACCGGCCCGGTCGCCGGATGGGTGAACACCAGGCTATGGGACGAGACCGGCGATGCCGTCAAAGCGCAGGGATGGTCACCATTCGTGCTCGACACTAACGGCAACGGCAAGGTCGACGAATATACCGATCCGGGCAAGCCGGCGGAGGCCGGCAAGGACATGCGGATCGCGGGCTCGGGGCCCTACGCGGTGATGCCGCATCCGACCGACGGCTCGGTCTGGTACACCGTCAACGTGTTCGTCGGCCCACCCGGCTTCATGCGGTTCGATCCCAAGACCAAGCTCTCGGAATTTTACGCGATTCCGAAGGAAGGCATCGGCGTTCGGGGCGGCGATATTGACAAGAACGGCGTGCTCTGGGGCTCGGGCTCGAACGGCAGCCTGATCCGCTTCGATCGCAGCAAGTGCAAGGCGCCGCTGAACGGGCCGGGTGCGACCGGCAATCACTGCCCGGAAGGCTTCGCCTACTTCAAATATCCGGGGCCCGGCTTCGAAGGGTTCGAGAGCTCCAGCGCCGAGGCGAGCTATTACACCTGGGTCGATCACCACAATACGGGCGGCCTCGGCGAGAACATCCCGATCTCGACCGCCAACCTCAACGACGGCTTCGTCGCATTCAGGGACGGACAGATGGTGATGCTGCGCGTCCCCTATCCACTCGGCTTTTTTGCCAAGGGCCTCGACGGACGCATTGACGATCCAAACGCGGGCTGGAAAGGCCGTGGTCTCTGGAGTTCGAGCGGCGACCGCACACCCTGGTTGATGGAGGGCGGCAAGGGCTCAAAGCCGCGAGCGGTGCATGTTCAGGTTCGCCCCGACCCATTGGCGAAGTGA
- a CDS encoding antibiotic biosynthesis monooxygenase family protein, producing the protein MITEIAQIDVKPGTEKDFEAAVAKARPLFLRAKGGKGFELHKSIEKPQRYRLVAKWETLENHTVDFRGSEDFTAWRALVGPYFASPPEVEHTETVLTTAD; encoded by the coding sequence ATGATCACCGAAATCGCGCAAATCGACGTCAAGCCGGGCACCGAGAAGGATTTTGAAGCGGCCGTCGCCAAGGCGCGCCCGCTGTTCCTGCGCGCCAAGGGCGGCAAGGGGTTTGAACTGCACAAATCGATCGAGAAGCCGCAGCGGTACCGGCTGGTGGCGAAGTGGGAGACGCTGGAAAACCACACCGTCGACTTTCGCGGCTCGGAAGATTTCACCGCCTGGCGCGCGCTGGTCGGCCCGTATTTCGCTTCGCCGCCCGAGGTCGAGCATACCGAGACGGTGCTGACCACGGCGGACTGA
- a CDS encoding AI-2E family transporter, translated as MTGPADNRLQARNDLAWAISVGGIGVVLFAALLVFTWHFAATLFLIFSGILLGVTLNAMSNLLGRVVRLPHALRLTMVCLVVAGMLSGIVFLGGTTIAQQTTALSNTLKSQLVNVKGFLERNGIDTSFFDFGTLSSTSDDGTPAPAATPTPHTLPSAGTIAASGGAIFSQSLKLILGTASAVGNFFIVLFLGIAFATQPSVYRNGLLFMAPVKHRVRAVAIVDRIGETLERWLIAQIITMVAVFLVTWIGLSIIGIQSSFILGIQAGLLAFIPTVGAILGGLIVVLASLASGWVAGLSAFILFLGVHALESYVLTPIIQRQALDIPPATLFAFQILLGVVFGIWGLALALPLMAIAKVMIDHFKAEAAPVAIAAG; from the coding sequence GTGACAGGTCCGGCTGACAATCGGCTTCAGGCTCGCAACGATCTGGCGTGGGCGATATCGGTCGGCGGCATCGGCGTCGTGCTGTTCGCCGCGCTGCTCGTGTTCACCTGGCACTTTGCCGCGACGCTGTTTCTGATCTTTTCCGGCATCCTGCTCGGCGTCACCCTCAACGCCATGAGCAACCTGCTTGGACGCGTGGTGCGGCTGCCGCATGCGCTGCGACTGACGATGGTCTGCCTGGTGGTCGCGGGCATGCTGTCGGGCATCGTCTTCCTCGGCGGCACCACAATCGCCCAGCAGACGACGGCGTTGAGCAACACGCTCAAATCGCAGCTCGTCAACGTCAAGGGCTTCCTGGAGCGCAACGGCATCGACACCAGCTTTTTCGATTTCGGCACCCTGTCGTCGACGTCGGATGATGGCACGCCGGCGCCCGCCGCGACGCCGACGCCGCACACGCTTCCCAGCGCCGGCACGATTGCGGCCAGCGGCGGCGCCATCTTCAGCCAGAGCCTGAAACTGATCCTGGGCACCGCAAGCGCAGTCGGAAACTTCTTCATCGTGCTGTTTTTGGGGATTGCCTTCGCGACCCAGCCGAGCGTCTACCGCAATGGACTGCTGTTCATGGCGCCCGTGAAGCATCGCGTACGTGCGGTTGCAATCGTCGACCGGATCGGCGAGACGCTGGAGCGCTGGCTGATCGCGCAGATCATCACCATGGTGGCGGTGTTTCTGGTGACCTGGATCGGGCTATCGATCATCGGCATCCAGAGCTCGTTCATCCTGGGCATCCAGGCCGGCCTGCTCGCCTTCATCCCGACGGTCGGCGCCATCCTCGGCGGGCTGATCGTGGTGCTGGCCAGTCTCGCGTCGGGATGGGTCGCAGGCCTCTCCGCCTTCATCCTGTTCCTCGGCGTGCACGCGCTGGAAAGCTACGTGCTGACACCGATCATTCAGCGGCAGGCGCTGGACATTCCGCCTGCGACGCTGTTTGCGTTCCAGATCCTGCTCGGCGTCGTGTTCGGCATCTGGGGGCTGGCGCTCGCGCTGCCCCTGATGGCGATCGCCAAGGTGATGATCGATCATTTCAAGGCGGAAGCCGCGCCGGTCGCGATTGCGGCCGGCTGA
- a CDS encoding gamma-glutamyl-gamma-aminobutyrate hydrolase family protein, giving the protein MRRPVVGVIGNAYRVENRFQTQMVGERNLRAVTDVAGALPLMFAGSPEITDIGALLDVVDGIVLTGARANVHPTRFKTEPHERHEPYDIHRDDVALALTEACVARGVPIFGICRGLQEMNVAFGGSLHPEIREIPGRMNHRMPRLENGEIHPDPTVVFADRHDVHLTPGGTFASLLGCETIRVNSLHGQGILEPGRRVVIEGIAEDGTIEAIRIADAPSFALGVQWHAEYDPQRNPINRKLFEAFGAALKAHTRAS; this is encoded by the coding sequence ATGAGACGGCCCGTGGTCGGTGTGATCGGGAACGCTTATCGCGTCGAGAATCGTTTTCAGACCCAGATGGTCGGGGAGCGCAATTTGCGCGCGGTCACCGACGTGGCAGGGGCGCTGCCGCTGATGTTTGCGGGGTCGCCCGAGATTACCGACATCGGCGCGCTGCTCGACGTCGTCGATGGCATCGTGCTGACCGGGGCGCGGGCCAATGTCCATCCGACGCGCTTCAAGACCGAGCCGCACGAGAGGCACGAGCCCTACGACATCCACCGCGACGACGTCGCGCTGGCGCTGACGGAGGCCTGCGTTGCCCGCGGCGTGCCGATCTTCGGCATCTGCCGCGGCCTGCAGGAGATGAACGTCGCCTTCGGCGGCTCGTTGCATCCGGAAATCCGCGAGATCCCCGGCCGCATGAACCACCGCATGCCGCGGCTGGAGAACGGCGAAATCCATCCCGACCCGACGGTCGTGTTCGCCGACCGCCACGACGTCCACCTCACGCCCGGCGGCACCTTTGCGAGCCTGCTCGGCTGTGAAACCATCCGGGTGAATTCGCTGCACGGGCAGGGCATCCTCGAACCGGGGAGGCGCGTTGTCATCGAAGGCATTGCCGAGGACGGCACCATCGAAGCGATCCGGATCGCGGACGCGCCGAGCTTTGCGCTCGGCGTGCAGTGGCATGCCGAGTATGACCCGCAGCGCAACCCGATCAATCGCAAGCTGTTCGAGGCGTTCGGGGCGGCGCTCAAGGCGCACACGCGCGCGAGCTGA